CTCGACCAGCGCCAGCGCCTCGGCTGGCTTGCCCGTAGCCAATAAACACATGGCCAGGTTGGCTGAGACGATGGTTTGCTGGTATTTCAATTTTTGCGTGCCGATGATCCCGAGTGCCTCGACCAGCAGGGGAATCGCATCTTCATCGTTGCCCAGGTCATGCTGCGACGACGCCAGGTTCGACAGGCTGTTGACCCGGTGCGCGGGGCTGCCGAAGCGTTCGGCAATGTCGAGCGCCAGCAAAAAGTTGCGCGGGCCGTCCTGCGTATCGCCACGGTTCAGGGCGTCGACGCCCAGGCGCGCGTACAGCATGAATTTGTGCAGGGAATCGGGTATCTGCGCGGCCTGGCTGCGCGCTTGCAGGAAATGCTGCTCGGCATCGGCAAAGTCGCCGCGCCGGCTCGCATATGCGCCCTGCAGGGCGGCCACTTCCATGCCCCCATCCAGGTCGCCGCTGTGCTGGAAATACGCGTGCAGGCGCTCGCACGACGGTTCGGCCTCGCCCGCGTAATACGCCAGCCAGCAATGATTCAGTTCCGCATACGCGCCGCCGCGCGCATACTGTTGCCGTTGCGCCGCCGCCAGCGCCATCTGCGCCAGCCGGCGCGCCTGGCGGCGGTTGCCGACCAGGCAAGACAGGGCTTGCTGATTCAAACGGTCAATGTCGGCTTTATCGAGACTGGAGATCGGCACTGCGTCCTCGTTCACACTCTGGGGGTGCATTTTTCACACAAAACTTGCTCTGTATCAATGGTATCCTGATTAACATCATAACCAGATTCGCTGTTCCGCATGGCATATTTGCAACCGATTGTGGTAAAAATGCCAGTCGCCGCTGTCACGGATCTTTGATTGTCACTGACGCAACAACTTGGAGTAGTCGCAATGCAAAACACGGTACATTTCATCCTGCAGGGCAAGGGCGGCATCGGCAAGACCCTGGTATCGACCCTGCTGGCCCAATGGATAGGCGGCAAGGACGACACGCCCTTGCGCTGCTATGACACCGATCAGGAAAACGCCACGTTCTCGCGCTACAAGGCGATGCAGGTCAAGCACGTGCCCGTGATGACGGATGCGCGCAACATCGACCCGAAACGCTTTGACGCGCTGATGATCGACATCCTGGAAACAGACGGCAACTGCGTGATCGACAATGGCGCGAATACCTTTTCGCCGCTGATGGGCTATCTGCTGGAAAACGACTGTTTCTCGCTGCTGGAAGAATCGGGCCGCAAGGTGTACATCCACACCATCGTCGGCGGCGGCGACACCTTGCACGATACGGCCACGGGTTTTGTCGCCACGGCGCAAGCGACGAAAGTGCCGCTGGTGCTGTGGCAAAACGAACACTTCGGCCTGCTGCAATCGGCGTCCGGCAAGCAGTTTATCGAATCGCAGTCGTATGCCGACAACCGCGCGCGCGTCAAAGGCAGCATCACCTTGAGCCAGCGCAATCCCGACACCTTCGGCGCGGACGTCAAGAAAATGAATACGGCACGCCTGACGATGCAGGAAGTGATGCAGAACGACAAGTTCAACATCATGGAAAAACAGCGCATCAAGGTCGTCTACCGCGACATCTTCGAACAGCTCGACAAGGTGCAGTGGTAGATGGACCAGCACAAACTGCGCAGCCATGTGTTCGACAAGACGGGCATCAAGATCGACGTCGATGATCCGATATTCGCCCTCGTGGCGCTGAACGAAGCGGTGCTGGCGGAAACTGTCGAGCGCCAGCTGGCCCTGCTCGATTCTGCCACGCAAGCGCTGGCGGCGCAGGCGCGCGCGGCGGGCGGCTTGCCGGCGGCCGTGCCCCAGCCTGTGCCGGAAGCGCCCGCGCCATCGCCGGCCGGCTTTACGCCGCGCGAATGGCGCCTGTTGGGCGCGGCCGCCATCGTCTCGCTCGCCTGCGCGCTGCTGGTGCTGGGCGGCGCGGCCCTGCTGTATAAACTGTAGCACCGAGCGTAGCACTGTCGCGCTGCGCCAGCCACGAGCCAAGCGCAGCGTCTTCCCCCACCCTAGCCTGGAAGCATGCATGAAACCGATCAAATTGCTGGCCATACCCGCCCTGTTGCTGTCGCTGTACGGCGCCCCCCTGAGCCTCGCCCACGCCGCCGCTGCGGCCGTCGCGACGGCAGCCACGGCCGTGCCAAATGTTGCGTACGAAAAATATACGCTGCCCAATGGCCTCGACGTGATTCTCGTGGAAGACCATAAATTGCCCGTCACGGCCGTCAATGTCTGGTATCACGTGGGTCCGGCCAATGAAGCGCCGGGCCTGACGGGCTTTGCGCACTTGTTCGAGCACATGATGTTTGCCGCCACCAAGCACGTGCCGCGCGGCATGGCCGACCAGTTGCTCGAAGGCGCGGGCGCCACCGATTCGAACGGCAGCACGGATTTCGACCGCACCAATTATTTCGACACGGTGCCGTCGAACCAGCTGGAACTGGCCCTGTGGGCCCATTCCGACCGCATGGGCTATCTGCTCGACGTGCTCGACCAGACGGCACTGACGAACCAGCAGGACGTGGTGCGCAACGAACGCCGCCAGAGCGTGGAAAACGCGCCGTACGGCATCGTGCAGGAAGCGCTGTACCACCAGCTGTTCCCGAAGACCCACCCGTATTACGCCAGCGTCATCGGTTCGCACGCGGACATCCAGAACGCGAAACTGGCCGATATCAAGGAATTCTTTACCAAATACTATGGTCCCAACAACGCCAGCCTGGTGATCGCGGGCGACATCGACAAGGCGAAGACCAAGCAACTGGTCAACAAATATTTTGGCAGCTTCAAGAGCGGCCCCGCCGTGCCGAAACCCGATGTCGTGACGCCGCCCATCACGCAGGAACGCCGCATCGTGGTGCAGGACCGGGTCGAGTTGCCGCGCGTCTTCATGGCCTGGCTGACGCCGTCCGCCTACGCCAAGGATGACGCGGAACTGTCGATGGCCGCGCACATCCTGGCCGGCGGCAAGTCCAGCCGCCTGTACAAGTCGCTGGTGTACGACAAGCAGATCGCACAGGACGTGGGCGCGAACCAGAGCTCGAACGCCCTCACCTCGGTGTTCAGCGTGGACGTGACGGCCCGCCCCGGCCACCAGCCCGAGGAAATCGAGCAAGCGATGCAGGCGGAGCTGGAGCAATTGCGCGCCAACGGCCCTACCGAGAAGGAAATCGAGCGCGCCCGCAACAGCATCGAGACGAGCATGCTGAGCCAGGTGGAAAAAGTGGGCGGCAACGCCAACATGATGAACCAGTACAACCAGTACCTGGGCGACCCCGGCTACCTGGGCAAGGATATCGAACGCTACCGCCAGGTGACGGCGGCCGGCGTGCAGCGCGCCGTCGATCAATACCTGAAAAACCAGGCGCGCGTGGTCGTGTATGGCGTGCCGGGCACGCCGGACCTGGGCGCGGAAGTGGCGACACCGGCGCCGGGCAAGGTCAAGGCGGCGCCGGGCACGGCCATCAATGCGGACGAGCCGTGGCGTAACAAGGTGCCGGCCGCCGGTCCCGCGCCAAAGATCGTGCTGCCGCAAGCGACGTCCTTCACGCTGAGCAATGGCTTGACGGTGATCCACAATTACAACCCGGCCGTGCCGCTGATCTCCAGCCAGATGGTGGTGAAAAGCGGTTCGGGCGCCAATCCGCTGGCGCAGCCGGGCTTGTCTGGCTTTACGGCACAATTGCTGCAGGAAGGAACCAGTACGCGCAGCGCGCCGCAGATCGCCGACGACGTGGCGCAACTCGGCGCCTTCCTGGGCACGGGTTCCGGCGCGGACGCCTCGTTCGCCCAGCTGACCTCGCTGAAAACCACGTTTCCGCAAGCGCTCGACGTGCTGGCCGACGTGGTGCAGCACCCGCAATTCCCCGCGGCCGAGGTGGAACGCCAGCGCGCCAGCCGCATCGGCGAACTGGCGCAGCAGCGCGAAAACGCGGGGGCCGTGGCGGCCCGCGTGGAAGCGGCGGCCCTGTACGGCCCGCAGCATCCATATGGCACCATCCAGCTGGGTACGGAAGCGGCCCTGAAAGCCACCAGCCGCGCCGACCTGCAGGCGTTCTGGCAGCAGCATTATGTGCCCAACAATGCGGCCCTGATCGTCTCGGGCGATATTGGCGAAGCGCAATTGAAGAGCCTGGCCGAAGCGAAGTTCGGCAGCTGGAAGGCGGGTACGGTGGCGCCTTCCGTGACGGCGGCGCCGGCCACGACGAAAGCCAAACTGATCCTCGTCGACAAGCCGGGCGCGCCGCAGACGGCCGTGCGCCTGTCGACCATCGCCGTGGCCCGCACGACGCCCGACTATGCGCCGCTGCAAGTAATGAATGCGGCGCTGGGCGGCTTGTTTACGAGTCGGCTGAGCAATAATCTGCGCGAAGAGAAGGGCTACACGTATGGCGTGCGCTCGCAATTCCAGTACCGCAGCCAGCCAGGCCCGTTCTCGATTGCCGCCGGCGTGCGCACCGATGTGACGGGTCCGGCCGTGTCGGAAACCTTCAAGGAAATCCGCGCCATGATCGCCAAGCCCTTAACGGCGAAGGAATTGTCGAATGCGCGCAATTCGCAGGTGCTGTCGCTGCCGGGCCAGTTCGAGACGAATGCCAGCATCAGCGCCAGCATGGCCAACGTGTATATCTACGGCCTGGGCCTCGACTACTACGCGACCCTGCCGCAGCGCTTTGCGGGCGTGACGGACAAGCAGGTGCAACAGGTGGCAAAAAAATACCTGCAACCGGAAAAACTGATCGTCATCGGCGTGGGCGACCAGGCGAAGATCGCCCCGCAATTGAGCAAGCTGAAGCTGGCGCCCGTGGAATTGCGCGATGCGGAGGGTAACCTCAAGGAGGATAACGCCAAGTAAGACTAGCGGCGCTTGAACAGCGCCGCTTTATCGACCAGCGCCGCGATCGCCACACCGGCCGTGTAGGCGATCAAGTCGGCCCAGCCGAAGGTGGAACCCAGCACCAGGTGCCCCAGCGGATGCGCGCGCAGCGCGACGAGCCAGGGCGCCTGGACCAGCTGGCCACATTCGACGGCAAAGCAGATCAGCAAAGACCACAATGCCAGCTGCCACGTGCGCATGCGCGTGGCGATGATGCCCAGCGCAAAGACGATCATCATGGCCCACAGGGCGTCGCCCGGATATTTGCCAAGCGCGGCGGGAAGGAATTGGGGATAAGCGCGCGAGGCCAGGCCCAGCGCGATGACAGCTACGGTCGCGCCCACCTGCAGCAGGCGGCGGCGTTCAGGTTTTACCAGGAACATATTTCCATTCAAAGACACAATTCGGACCGAACCATTGCGGCCCGTCCGATATTGTACTGCGCCTGCCCTGTCTGCCTGGCGCCTATTTCGCTATGGCAAGTTCAAGCGGGGCCACCTGCGCAGCCCCGCCGGACGGATAGGTTCTCAGTCGCCCAAGCCCGCATACAGCGCCGTGCTCAGGTAGCGCTCGCCAAACGACGGGATGATGGTGACGATGGTCTTGCCCGCGTTTTCCGGGCGGCGCGCCACTTGCAGGGCGGCCCACAGGGCGGCGCCCGACGAAATGCCGACCAATAAACCTTCATCGCTGGCGGCCAGGCGCGCCGTGGCGAACGCGTCGTCGTTCTTGACGCAGATGATTTCGTCGTAGATGGCCGTGTTCAAAATCTGCGGCACGAAACCGGCGCCGATGCCCTGGATCGGGTGCGGCCCTTTCGTGCCTTTCGACAGCATCGGCGACGCTTCCGGTTCCACGGCAATCACTTGCACGCCCGGCTTGCGTTCCTTCAGCACTTCGCCGATGCCGGTAATCGTGCCGCCCGTGCCCACGCCGGCGATGACGATGTCGACTTGCCCATCCGTGTCGCGCCAGATTTCCTCGGCCGTCGTGGCGCGGTGGATGGCGGGATTGGCGGGATTGTTGAATTGCTGCAGCATCAGGTAGCGCGGGTCGGCCGCCACCATTTCCTCGGCCTTGCGGATGGCGCCCAGCATGCCTTCGCTGCCGGGCGTGAGCACCAGCTCGGCGCCATAGGCGCGCAGCAGGATGCGCCGTTCGCGGCTCATGGTGTCGGGCATGACGAGGGTGCAACGGTAGCCGCGCGCGGCGCAGACCATGGCCAGCGCAATGCCCGTGTTGCCGCTCGTGGGCTCGACGATGACGGTATCGGGATGGATCTTGCCTGCCGCTTCGGCGGCGACGATCATGGCCAGGCCGATGCGGTCCTTGACGCTGTGCGCGGGATTGTAGAATTCGAGTTTGGCCAGGATGGTGGCCACACTGCCGGCAGCGATGCGGTTGATGCGCACCAGAGGGGTGTTGCCGATCAGTTCGGTGACGTCGTTGGCGATGTTCATGGGTGTGGTCTCCACAGCAATTACAGAAGAACCCAGTCTACCGCGTTTCAGAGGGTAAATGGCGGCGGCGCGGGCATGCGCCGCCGCCAAACTGAACAATTACTTCACGTCCAGCAATTCCACGTCGAAGATCAGTGCCGAGTTCGGCGGAATGTCGCCATTGCCGGCGCCGCGCGGGCCGTAGGCCAGTTCGCCTGGAATGATCAGGGTGCGCTTGCCGCCCACTTTCATGCCGGCCACGCCCTGGTCCCAGCCCTTGATGACCATGCCCTTGCCGAGCGGGAAGTCAAACGGGCCACGGCCCACGGAGCTGTCGAACTTCTTGCCGCGCGAATCTTTCGCCAGGGGACGGTACAGCCAGCCCGTGTAGTGCACGGTGACGGCATTGCCGGCGGACGCTTCCTTGCCCGTGCCGACCTTGTTGTCGATGATGATCAATTTATCGGCGACAGGGCCGGGGCTCAGCGAGACGGCGGAGGCGGGAACAGGCGCTGGCGCCTGTGCCTGCGCCAGCGACGCGGCGACGGAGCAGATCAGGGCAAACAAAACGGAGCTACGCGTCATGATGTATTCTTTCAGTGAGTTTCGGTGAGATCCCTGCACCCAACATGGCAGGGAACGCCAATGATAGCAAACCGCCGCAACGATAGGAAAAACTTGTCGCCCGATACCCATTGCCCCCGTCTGTTTTATGCCCTGTGGCCCGATGCGACCACGCGCGCGGCCCTGCTCGCCTGGCAGGCGCGCTTGCAAGGCAAGCCCGTGCGCGCCGAGAAACTGCACCTGACCCTGGCCTTCCTCGGCCAGCGCCCGGCCAGCGAGCTGCCGGCCTTGCTCGATATCCTGGAACAATTGCCGGCGCGCGCCATGCCCTTGCTGTTCGATCACGCCAGCCATTTTGCGCAGCTGGCGCTGGCCTGGGCCGCCCTGGCGCAGCCGTCGCCCGCCCTGCTGGACTTGCGCGCGGCCTGCATGCGTAACCTGGCGGAACAGGATCTGGCGCCGCGCTTCGAGCACGACCGCTTTACGCCGCACGTGACCCTGGCGCGCCAGGCGCCGCCGCCCACCGACCAGGACTTCGCGCCCATCGCCTGGCTGGCCGACGAGCTGGTGCTGGTCGAATCGCTGAAAAGCAGCGGCGACTACCGCATCCTGGCCAGCAGGAAATTAAGCTAGGCGACTAAGCTAGGCGGCGTCCGGTATCGACACAGCTACCTCGGCTAATTTGTCCTGGCGCAAGCTTTTCAGCGCATGGGCGGCCGCCACCATGCCGAAGCTGGCCGTCACGACCACGCTGGAACCAAAACCGGCGCAGTTCAGGCCCGTGACGCCGGCGGGCGCGCTGCCGTCGATGGCGCACGCTTCGGCGCTCTCGGGCGTGCTCAGCGGCTCCATGGAAAACACGGCATCGACATTGAATTTGTTTTTCACGCCACGGGGGAAACCATATTCGGTGCGCAACAGTTTGCGTACCCGCTTGAGCAGTGGTTCCTGTTCCGTCTTCGACAGGTCGCGCACGGCGATCAGGGTCGGGTCCGTCTGCCCGCCCGCGCTGCCGATGGTCAGCATGGGAATGTTGCGCGCGCGGCAATACGCGATCACGGCCGCTTTCGCCTTGGCATTGTCGATGGCGTCGACCAGGTAGTCGAAATCGCGCCCGCCCAGCAGCTGCTCCAGGTTATCGGGGGCAATAAAATCCTCGATCTGCGTGACCTGGCACAAGGGGTTGATCAGCTCGATACGTTCGGCCAGGGCCGTGATCTTGGCCTGGCCGATGGTGTCGCTCATGGCCTGGATCTGGCGATTGATGTTCGATTCGGCAACATTGTCGAGGTCGATCAGGGTCAGGCGGCCGATGGCGCTGCGCGCCAGCGCTTCGACGATCCAGGAACCGACGCCGCCCACGCCGATCACACACACATGGGCGGCGCGGAAGCGTTGCAACGCGGGGGCGCCGTACAGGCGGGCAATGCCGCCGAAACGCCGTTCAAAATCGATCTCGGTCAAGTCCATGGAAATTAGTTCATTGGTGGAGGTATGCATGGCGCCATTTTAACGGACACTGCGCTGGCAGATATTCTAAAATAGCCGAATTGACACAGCGACAAGCTGCACTGTCGCCATGCCCCCACACCGCCCACCACGAGAACTCGCCATGACCTCTCCCCTGTTCGACTCCGTTCCCGGCTTTGACCAGCCCATCGCCGTGCTCAAGCATTGCCACGACAAGATCCGCAAGCAGCTGACAACCCTGCAAAACCTGCTGGGCCATCTGGCGCAGCACGGCAACACGGCGGACGCGCAGCAGGCGGCCAAGGCGGTGTTGCAATATTTCAATAAAGCCGCCCATCTGCACCATGACGATGAAGAGCAGGATTTGATGCCCATGCTGCAGACGACCGCCACGGGCGACGATGCCGCCCTGCTGGCGACCCTGGTGCCGGAAATCCTGGCCGACCACCAGCGCATGGACCAGGCCTGGCTGACCCTGCGCCCGGAACTGGACGCCATCGCGGCCGGCACGGGCACGCAGCTGGCCGCCGAGGGTGTCGCCGCCTACATCGCCGCCTACCAAGCCCACATGAGCAAGGAAGAGGGGCATTTGGCGCCGATGGCCAAGCGCCTGTTCAGCGCGCAGCAGATGGAGCGGCTGGGCACGGCCATGCAGCGCCGCCGCGGCATCGCGCCCGATGCGCCGGAAGTGCCCGCAGTGCCGGACGCGGCCGCCGTGCTGGCCGCCATGCGCACCGATTACGTGCAATCGAGCCTGAGCGAGACCGATGTGCTGGCAGATCCCATCGCCCAATTCCAGAAATGGTTTGCCGAAGCCGTCAACGCGCAAGTGATGGAGCCGAACGCGATGGACTTGTCCACCGTCACTCCCGACGGCAAGCCCAGCTCGCGCATCGTGCTGATCAAGCAGTTCGACGAGCGCGGCTTTACCTGGTACACGAATTACCACAGCGACAAGGGCCAGCAGCTGGAGCACAATCCCAACGCCGCTCTGCTGTTCTTCTGGCGCGAGCTGGAGCGGCAAGTGCGCATCGAAGGCACGGTGGTGAAAACCACGGCGGCCGAGAGCGACGAGTATTTCAACGTGCGCCCCCTGCAAAGCCGCTTGTCGGCGATTGCCTCGCAGCAAAGCGCCCCCATCGATAGCCGTGCCACACTGGAAAGCCATTACGAGGCCGTGGCCGCCGCCGTCGGCGACGCCCAGCCGCCGCGCCCGGCCCACTGGGGCGGCTACCGTTTGCAGCCGGAGCGCATCGAATTCTGGCAGGGACGCCGTTCGCGCTTCCACGACCGCATCGTGTTTACGCGCGGTGCTGACGGGCAATGGAGCATGCAACGCTTGCAACCTTGAGCAGGCTAGTCAAGGCGGCGCAAAGCAGGCTGGTCAATATCGGTGTAGGCTATGAGGATAGAAGTTACTAAATGACATTGTTTCTCAATTTGCGGCTGCCATGGCGGCCGCTGCATTGGAGGCCATTTTGTTTGTACAAAACCAACTCAAGTCCTGGATCGCCGGTATTCGCAG
Above is a genomic segment from Janthinobacterium sp. 64 containing:
- a CDS encoding M16 family metallopeptidase — encoded protein: MKPIKLLAIPALLLSLYGAPLSLAHAAAAAVATAATAVPNVAYEKYTLPNGLDVILVEDHKLPVTAVNVWYHVGPANEAPGLTGFAHLFEHMMFAATKHVPRGMADQLLEGAGATDSNGSTDFDRTNYFDTVPSNQLELALWAHSDRMGYLLDVLDQTALTNQQDVVRNERRQSVENAPYGIVQEALYHQLFPKTHPYYASVIGSHADIQNAKLADIKEFFTKYYGPNNASLVIAGDIDKAKTKQLVNKYFGSFKSGPAVPKPDVVTPPITQERRIVVQDRVELPRVFMAWLTPSAYAKDDAELSMAAHILAGGKSSRLYKSLVYDKQIAQDVGANQSSNALTSVFSVDVTARPGHQPEEIEQAMQAELEQLRANGPTEKEIERARNSIETSMLSQVEKVGGNANMMNQYNQYLGDPGYLGKDIERYRQVTAAGVQRAVDQYLKNQARVVVYGVPGTPDLGAEVATPAPGKVKAAPGTAINADEPWRNKVPAAGPAPKIVLPQATSFTLSNGLTVIHNYNPAVPLISSQMVVKSGSGANPLAQPGLSGFTAQLLQEGTSTRSAPQIADDVAQLGAFLGTGSGADASFAQLTSLKTTFPQALDVLADVVQHPQFPAAEVERQRASRIGELAQQRENAGAVAARVEAAALYGPQHPYGTIQLGTEAALKATSRADLQAFWQQHYVPNNAALIVSGDIGEAQLKSLAEAKFGSWKAGTVAPSVTAAPATTKAKLILVDKPGAPQTAVRLSTIAVARTTPDYAPLQVMNAALGGLFTSRLSNNLREEKGYTYGVRSQFQYRSQPGPFSIAAGVRTDVTGPAVSETFKEIRAMIAKPLTAKELSNARNSQVLSLPGQFETNASISASMANVYIYGLGLDYYATLPQRFAGVTDKQVQQVAKKYLQPEKLIVIGVGDQAKIAPQLSKLKLAPVELRDAEGNLKEDNAK
- a CDS encoding ribosomal maturation YjgA family protein; this translates as MFLVKPERRRLLQVGATVAVIALGLASRAYPQFLPAALGKYPGDALWAMMIVFALGIIATRMRTWQLALWSLLICFAVECGQLVQAPWLVALRAHPLGHLVLGSTFGWADLIAYTAGVAIAALVDKAALFKRR
- the pdxH gene encoding pyridoxamine 5'-phosphate oxidase; translation: MTSPLFDSVPGFDQPIAVLKHCHDKIRKQLTTLQNLLGHLAQHGNTADAQQAAKAVLQYFNKAAHLHHDDEEQDLMPMLQTTATGDDAALLATLVPEILADHQRMDQAWLTLRPELDAIAAGTGTQLAAEGVAAYIAAYQAHMSKEEGHLAPMAKRLFSAQQMERLGTAMQRRRGIAPDAPEVPAVPDAAAVLAAMRTDYVQSSLSETDVLADPIAQFQKWFAEAVNAQVMEPNAMDLSTVTPDGKPSSRIVLIKQFDERGFTWYTNYHSDKGQQLEHNPNAALLFFWRELERQVRIEGTVVKTTAAESDEYFNVRPLQSRLSAIASQQSAPIDSRATLESHYEAVAAAVGDAQPPRPAHWGGYRLQPERIEFWQGRRSRFHDRIVFTRGADGQWSMQRLQP
- the cysK gene encoding cysteine synthase A, whose translation is MNIANDVTELIGNTPLVRINRIAAGSVATILAKLEFYNPAHSVKDRIGLAMIVAAEAAGKIHPDTVIVEPTSGNTGIALAMVCAARGYRCTLVMPDTMSRERRILLRAYGAELVLTPGSEGMLGAIRKAEEMVAADPRYLMLQQFNNPANPAIHRATTAEEIWRDTDGQVDIVIAGVGTGGTITGIGEVLKERKPGVQVIAVEPEASPMLSKGTKGPHPIQGIGAGFVPQILNTAIYDEIICVKNDDAFATARLAASDEGLLVGISSGAALWAALQVARRPENAGKTIVTIIPSFGERYLSTALYAGLGD
- the tcdA gene encoding tRNA cyclic N6-threonylcarbamoyladenosine(37) synthase TcdA, with the protein product MHTSTNELISMDLTEIDFERRFGGIARLYGAPALQRFRAAHVCVIGVGGVGSWIVEALARSAIGRLTLIDLDNVAESNINRQIQAMSDTIGQAKITALAERIELINPLCQVTQIEDFIAPDNLEQLLGGRDFDYLVDAIDNAKAKAAVIAYCRARNIPMLTIGSAGGQTDPTLIAVRDLSKTEQEPLLKRVRKLLRTEYGFPRGVKNKFNVDAVFSMEPLSTPESAEACAIDGSAPAGVTGLNCAGFGSSVVVTASFGMVAAAHALKSLRQDKLAEVAVSIPDAA
- a CDS encoding FKBP-type peptidyl-prolyl cis-trans isomerase, which encodes MTRSSVLFALICSVAASLAQAQAPAPVPASAVSLSPGPVADKLIIIDNKVGTGKEASAGNAVTVHYTGWLYRPLAKDSRGKKFDSSVGRGPFDFPLGKGMVIKGWDQGVAGMKVGGKRTLIIPGELAYGPRGAGNGDIPPNSALIFDVELLDVK
- the thpR gene encoding RNA 2',3'-cyclic phosphodiesterase → MSPDTHCPRLFYALWPDATTRAALLAWQARLQGKPVRAEKLHLTLAFLGQRPASELPALLDILEQLPARAMPLLFDHASHFAQLALAWAALAQPSPALLDLRAACMRNLAEQDLAPRFEHDRFTPHVTLARQAPPPTDQDFAPIAWLADELVLVESLKSSGDYRILASRKLS